A section of the Solitalea canadensis DSM 3403 genome encodes:
- a CDS encoding MIP/aquaporin family protein, giving the protein MSNFISEFIGTAVLILLGGGVVANVVLNKTKGNSSGWIVITAGWAFAVFCGVIVSMPSGAHLNPAVSLCLAIAGKFSWASMATYITAQLFGAMTGAFLVWLTYKDHFDQSDAGSQLAVFSTGPAIKNPILNLISEVIGTFVLTFVILWFGTGANVQGLAALGPLPVSILVWAIGLSLGGTTGYAINPARDLGPRIMHAILPMKNKGSSDWQYALIPVAGPLIGGALAAIIFNCVQ; this is encoded by the coding sequence ATGTCAAATTTTATTTCTGAATTTATTGGCACTGCTGTGCTTATTCTTCTGGGGGGAGGAGTTGTTGCTAATGTTGTTTTAAACAAAACAAAGGGCAATAGTTCCGGTTGGATTGTTATTACGGCGGGTTGGGCATTTGCCGTATTCTGTGGAGTTATTGTTTCTATGCCAAGCGGCGCTCATTTAAATCCGGCAGTGTCTTTATGTTTAGCCATTGCAGGCAAATTTTCATGGGCAAGCATGGCAACTTACATAACAGCCCAGCTTTTTGGAGCCATGACCGGAGCCTTTCTTGTGTGGCTTACTTACAAAGATCATTTTGACCAATCGGATGCAGGTTCTCAACTTGCCGTTTTCAGCACTGGACCCGCAATTAAAAATCCAATCCTGAATTTAATAAGTGAGGTCATAGGAACTTTTGTTTTAACATTTGTGATCTTATGGTTTGGTACTGGAGCCAATGTGCAAGGATTAGCAGCATTAGGTCCATTACCTGTATCCATACTCGTTTGGGCAATTGGCTTATCATTGGGTGGAACTACCGGATATGCCATTAACCCCGCCCGCGATTTAGGTCCACGTATTATGCACGCCATACTTCCGATGAAAAACAAAGGATCATCTGATTGGCAGTATGCCTTAATTCCCGTTGCAGGACCTTTAATTGGCGGTGCATTAGCTGCTATTATTTTTAATTGTGTACAATAA
- a CDS encoding YceI family protein gives MKILIGICLLSLPLMTSAQQKISASESKVMVKGTSTLHDWRCKVEQLSGELQAEKSGTTLKSIKAMQMQMVVKSMKSLKEDGKYYDSGMDKNVYKSLNADKYPQIVFNLKKVNSISTTGDVNAIAQVTIAGVAKDIVVTGNAKVLGNGAVKITGKKEMKMTDFSITPPKAMLGAIKTGDDISIEFDVVYK, from the coding sequence ATGAAAATTCTCATTGGAATTTGTTTGTTGTCATTGCCACTAATGACGAGTGCTCAACAAAAAATTTCCGCAAGCGAAAGTAAAGTAATGGTTAAAGGAACTTCTACACTTCATGATTGGAGATGTAAAGTGGAGCAGCTTTCAGGTGAGTTGCAGGCCGAAAAATCAGGAACTACTTTAAAATCGATCAAAGCCATGCAAATGCAAATGGTGGTGAAATCGATGAAAAGTTTAAAAGAAGATGGTAAATATTATGATTCAGGAATGGATAAAAATGTTTACAAATCATTAAATGCTGATAAATATCCTCAGATAGTCTTTAATCTCAAAAAAGTAAACAGTATCAGTACAACAGGAGATGTTAATGCGATTGCTCAGGTAACAATTGCCGGAGTTGCAAAAGACATTGTTGTAACCGGAAATGCTAAAGTATTAGGTAATGGTGCTGTGAAAATTACAGGGAAAAAGGAAATGAAGATGACTGATTTTAGTATCACCCCTCCTAAAGCGATGCTTGGCGCTATAAAAACAGGCGACGATATCTCTATCGAATTTGATGTGGTTTACAAATAA
- the metH gene encoding methionine synthase gives MDIRNILTKRILVLDGAMGTMIQRYKLQEDDFRGKRFKDHPTDLKGNNDLLSITRPDVIKAIHREYLEAGADIIETNTFSGTTIAMADYQMEHLAYELNYESAKIAKEVTAEFNAKYPEKPRFVAGAIGPTNRTASLSPDVNDPGFRAITFDQLVEAYTEQVHGLVSGGADIILVETIFDTLNAKAALFAIDQYFEVNKIKLPIMVSGTITDASGRTLSGQTAEAFLISLSNFDLLSIGFNCALGAKDMRPYLEEISEKAPFFVGAYPNAGLPNQFGEYDETPDQMLDQIRDFLKSGFINIVGGCCGTTPDHIRAIADEVAKYAPRKKAEPQPFLRLSGLEPIVITPETNFVNVGERTNITGSPKFSKLILSGDYEGALAVARQQVEGGAQVIDVNMDEGMLDSEAAMVKFLNLIASEPDIAKLPIMIDSSKWSVIEAGLKCLQGKGIVNSISLKEGEEKFKEHARKIKRYGAATVVMAFDEKGQADTYERRIEICERSYKLLVNEIGFAPQDIIFDPNILTVATGLDEHNNYAVDFIETARWIKQNLPLAKVSGGVSNISFSFRGNNTVREAMHSAFLYHAIKAGLDMGIVNAGMLEVYEEIPKDLLVLVEDVLLNRKPDATEHLVAFAETVKAKGKTIVKDEEWRKEGVEKRLSHSLVKGIIEYLEEDVEEARQKYDRPLQVIEGPLMDGMNVVGDLFGSGKMFLPQVVKSARVMKKAVAYLLPFIEAEKEKLAHADPSSVIEGGREGAGKILLATVKGDVHDIGKNIVGVVLACNNYQIIDLGVMVSCQQILETARKENVDIIGLSGLITPSLDEMVHVAKEMEREGFNIPLLIGGATTSRVHTAVKISPNYNGPVVHVLDASRSVPVAGNLLNDQKDNFMAGITKEYDQLRDFHLNKKSTKTFVSIEEARNRRLKLNWESYQPVKPSFTGAKVLDNYDLAELAEYIDWTPFFHTWELYGSYPKIFNDEVVGTEAKKLFADAQVLLKRIVDEKLLTARAVIGFWPANSVGHDDIELYTDDSRSEKLTTIHTLRQQLEKAQNIPYFALADFIAPKETGITDYWGGFAVTTGIGLDKLVEEFESQHDDYNSIMAKALADRLAEAFAERMHERVRKEYWGYVADEHFSNEELIEERYKGIRPAPGYPACPDHTEKTTLFEILDAEANTGIFLTESLAMYPTAAVSGFYFSHPESKYFGLGKIQKDQVEDYATRKKMTVAEVERWMAPNLAY, from the coding sequence ATGGATATTAGAAATATACTTACAAAACGCATTTTGGTACTTGATGGTGCAATGGGAACCATGATCCAGCGATATAAATTGCAGGAGGATGATTTTCGTGGCAAACGTTTTAAGGACCACCCTACCGATCTGAAGGGCAATAATGACTTATTAAGCATTACCCGCCCGGATGTAATCAAAGCGATTCATCGCGAATATCTTGAAGCTGGTGCTGATATTATTGAAACCAATACCTTCAGTGGTACCACTATCGCTATGGCTGATTACCAGATGGAACATCTTGCATATGAACTAAATTATGAATCAGCTAAAATAGCTAAAGAAGTTACAGCGGAGTTCAATGCTAAATATCCTGAAAAACCTCGTTTTGTAGCTGGTGCCATTGGTCCGACAAACAGAACGGCTTCATTATCTCCGGATGTTAATGACCCTGGATTTCGTGCAATCACTTTTGACCAGTTAGTTGAAGCTTACACCGAACAAGTACATGGACTTGTTAGTGGTGGTGCTGATATTATTTTGGTGGAAACTATTTTTGATACGTTAAATGCCAAGGCCGCCTTATTTGCTATCGACCAATACTTTGAAGTAAATAAGATTAAGCTTCCAATCATGGTTTCGGGAACAATTACTGATGCCAGCGGACGTACTCTTTCCGGACAAACAGCAGAGGCTTTTTTAATTTCATTATCCAATTTTGATCTTTTATCAATAGGTTTTAACTGTGCTTTGGGTGCAAAAGATATGCGTCCATACCTGGAAGAAATTTCAGAAAAGGCTCCATTCTTTGTGGGGGCCTACCCAAATGCAGGCTTACCGAACCAATTTGGTGAGTACGATGAAACCCCTGATCAAATGCTTGATCAAATTCGCGATTTCTTAAAAAGCGGATTTATAAATATTGTTGGAGGTTGTTGCGGAACCACGCCGGATCACATTCGTGCGATTGCAGATGAGGTTGCTAAATATGCTCCCCGTAAAAAAGCTGAACCTCAACCTTTTTTGCGTCTGAGCGGTTTGGAACCTATTGTGATTACTCCGGAAACTAATTTCGTAAATGTTGGTGAGCGAACTAACATTACCGGATCTCCCAAATTCTCAAAATTAATATTATCAGGAGATTACGAAGGTGCCCTTGCTGTTGCTCGTCAGCAAGTGGAAGGCGGCGCTCAAGTTATTGACGTTAATATGGATGAGGGGATGTTGGATTCGGAAGCAGCAATGGTTAAATTTTTAAATCTTATTGCATCCGAACCTGATATCGCAAAACTGCCCATCATGATCGACTCTTCAAAATGGTCGGTTATTGAGGCTGGACTTAAATGTTTACAGGGAAAAGGAATTGTTAACTCCATTTCACTAAAAGAAGGCGAAGAAAAATTTAAAGAACATGCTCGCAAAATAAAACGTTATGGCGCTGCAACAGTGGTGATGGCTTTTGATGAAAAAGGTCAGGCCGATACTTATGAGCGTCGTATCGAAATCTGTGAACGTTCTTATAAGTTATTAGTTAATGAGATTGGATTTGCTCCTCAAGACATTATCTTCGATCCTAACATTTTAACTGTTGCGACTGGTTTAGATGAACACAATAATTATGCAGTCGATTTTATTGAAACAGCCCGATGGATCAAACAAAATCTTCCGTTAGCAAAGGTTAGTGGCGGTGTAAGTAATATTTCGTTCTCCTTCCGTGGTAATAATACAGTAAGAGAAGCGATGCATTCAGCTTTCTTGTATCATGCTATTAAAGCGGGACTTGATATGGGTATTGTTAACGCTGGTATGCTGGAAGTTTATGAAGAAATCCCTAAAGATCTTTTAGTATTAGTAGAGGATGTTCTTCTAAACCGTAAACCTGATGCCACAGAGCATTTAGTCGCTTTTGCAGAAACTGTAAAAGCCAAAGGAAAAACAATCGTAAAAGATGAGGAATGGAGAAAAGAAGGAGTTGAAAAACGACTGAGTCATTCATTAGTAAAAGGCATTATTGAATACCTGGAGGAAGATGTAGAAGAAGCCCGCCAGAAATATGATCGTCCGTTACAGGTTATTGAAGGTCCGTTAATGGACGGCATGAACGTAGTAGGCGATCTGTTTGGTTCCGGAAAAATGTTTTTACCTCAGGTTGTTAAGTCGGCCCGTGTGATGAAAAAGGCGGTGGCTTATCTATTACCATTTATTGAAGCTGAAAAAGAAAAGCTGGCCCACGCTGATCCAAGTTCTGTTATCGAGGGAGGCCGTGAAGGGGCCGGAAAAATTTTATTAGCTACGGTTAAAGGTGACGTTCATGATATTGGAAAAAACATTGTAGGCGTTGTTTTGGCTTGCAATAACTACCAGATTATCGACTTAGGAGTAATGGTTTCCTGTCAGCAGATATTGGAAACTGCCCGTAAAGAAAATGTGGATATAATCGGCTTGAGCGGCCTTATTACACCTTCACTTGATGAAATGGTGCATGTGGCCAAAGAAATGGAACGCGAAGGATTTAACATCCCGCTTTTGATTGGAGGTGCCACCACTTCACGTGTACATACAGCAGTAAAAATCTCTCCGAACTATAACGGACCTGTTGTTCACGTATTAGATGCATCGCGTTCAGTTCCTGTTGCAGGAAATTTGCTAAATGATCAAAAGGATAATTTTATGGCTGGTATTACCAAAGAATACGACCAGCTTAGAGATTTCCATCTTAATAAAAAATCAACAAAGACATTCGTCTCTATTGAAGAGGCTCGTAACCGCAGGCTGAAACTAAACTGGGAAAGTTATCAGCCTGTTAAACCTTCTTTCACTGGAGCTAAGGTTTTGGACAATTACGATCTTGCTGAATTGGCTGAATATATCGACTGGACACCATTTTTCCATACTTGGGAATTATATGGAAGTTATCCTAAAATATTCAATGACGAGGTTGTTGGGACAGAGGCTAAAAAGCTTTTTGCGGATGCGCAGGTTTTATTAAAACGCATTGTTGACGAGAAACTACTGACAGCTCGAGCTGTTATTGGTTTCTGGCCAGCCAACTCGGTTGGTCATGATGATATTGAGTTATATACTGATGATAGTCGTTCCGAAAAACTGACGACCATTCATACACTCCGTCAGCAATTAGAAAAGGCTCAGAACATTCCATATTTTGCATTGGCCGATTTCATTGCACCTAAAGAAACAGGAATTACTGATTATTGGGGTGGTTTTGCTGTTACCACAGGTATTGGACTGGACAAGTTGGTGGAGGAATTTGAAAGTCAGCACGATGATTACAATAGTATCATGGCAAAGGCTTTGGCCGATCGTTTAGCCGAAGCATTTGCAGAGCGTATGCATGAACGCGTTCGTAAAGAATACTGGGGTTATGTTGCAGATGAACACTTCAGTAATGAAGAATTGATTGAAGAAAGATATAAAGGAATCCGTCCGGCACCAGGCTATCCTGCCTGTCCGGATCATACGGAGAAAACCACACTATTCGAAATCTTAGATGCAGAAGCCAATACAGGAATCTTCTTAACCGAAAGTTTAGCAATGTATCCGACAGCAGCGGTTAGCGGATTCTATTTTTCTCATCCTGAATCTAAATACTTTGGCTTAGGAAAAATCCAGAAAGATCAGGTTGAAGATTATGCAACACGCAAAAAAATGACTGTGGCCGAAGTAGAAAGATGGATGGCTCCGAATTTGGCGTATTAA
- a CDS encoding methylenetetrahydrofolate reductase, translating into MKITEHIQNAKRPLFSFELLPPMKGQSIDQIFEAIEPLMEFEPPFIDVTYHREDFIYKKQPNGLLEKVSTRKRPGTVSICAAIQFKYKVDAVPHLICGGFTKEDTENALIELKFLGIDNVLVLRGDARKEDGGFIPEAGGHSYASELLEQVVNMNRGKYLHDEYNGINGTNFCIGIAGYPEKHFEAPNLKTDIRYLKMKVEMGAEYIVTQMFYDNEKYASFVKTCRDNRINVPIIPGLKPLTTKKQLTLLPKVFNIDIPEDLADAVMDCKTDKEVREVGIEWCIQQSKGLIDLGAPCLHYYTMGKSETIKRIAKAAF; encoded by the coding sequence ATGAAGATTACCGAACATATACAAAACGCAAAAAGACCGCTCTTTTCATTTGAGCTTTTGCCTCCAATGAAAGGTCAGAGTATTGACCAGATATTTGAAGCAATTGAGCCTCTAATGGAATTTGAGCCTCCTTTTATAGATGTTACTTATCACAGGGAAGATTTCATTTACAAAAAACAACCGAACGGGTTACTCGAAAAAGTTTCCACCAGAAAACGTCCGGGAACTGTTAGTATTTGCGCTGCAATTCAATTTAAATATAAAGTAGATGCTGTTCCCCATTTGATTTGTGGTGGCTTTACGAAAGAAGATACGGAAAATGCATTAATCGAACTTAAGTTTTTAGGTATTGATAATGTATTAGTTTTAAGAGGGGACGCGCGCAAAGAAGATGGAGGGTTTATTCCTGAAGCGGGAGGCCACTCCTATGCATCTGAATTATTGGAGCAGGTGGTGAATATGAACCGTGGAAAATACCTTCATGATGAGTACAACGGAATCAATGGCACTAACTTCTGTATAGGAATTGCGGGGTACCCTGAGAAACATTTTGAGGCCCCTAATTTAAAGACTGACATTCGTTACCTGAAAATGAAGGTTGAAATGGGAGCTGAATACATTGTTACACAGATGTTTTACGATAATGAAAAGTATGCATCGTTTGTAAAAACCTGTCGTGATAACAGAATAAATGTTCCAATAATTCCCGGATTAAAACCTCTTACCACTAAAAAACAGTTAACCTTACTGCCCAAGGTGTTTAATATTGACATTCCTGAAGATTTAGCAGATGCTGTAATGGATTGTAAAACAGATAAAGAAGTTCGAGAAGTAGGTATTGAATGGTGCATACAACAATCGAAAGGACTAATTGATTTAGGAGCGCCTTGCCTACATTATTATACGATGGGTAAGTCTGAAACGATTAAACGAATCGCTAAAGCGGCATTTTAA
- a CDS encoding SRPBCC family protein produces the protein MKTLKFLAVTLIALVAIFVILGIWAPKDYQLERSININAPEDIVYDHMVHFKKWGLWSPWKHFDPKMKETYQGTDGAIGATYHWEGNKEVGEGIVKNIAVAENRMEYKMIFIKPFESEADGWVMTEPLLEGTKATWGFKAHYTFPYNVMMMFMDMDKSIGGSFEEGLHLLKEVSEREAKFGNDTLLRK, from the coding sequence ATGAAAACGCTTAAGTTTTTGGCTGTTACTCTCATTGCACTTGTAGCCATTTTTGTAATATTGGGCATCTGGGCCCCGAAAGACTACCAACTCGAAAGAAGTATAAACATCAATGCTCCTGAAGATATTGTATATGATCACATGGTTCATTTTAAAAAATGGGGATTATGGTCGCCATGGAAACATTTTGATCCAAAAATGAAGGAAACTTATCAGGGGACGGACGGGGCAATAGGGGCAACCTATCATTGGGAAGGTAACAAGGAAGTTGGCGAAGGGATTGTGAAAAATATTGCTGTTGCAGAAAATCGCATGGAGTATAAAATGATATTTATTAAACCCTTCGAAAGTGAAGCTGATGGTTGGGTGATGACTGAACCTTTGCTGGAAGGAACTAAGGCAACATGGGGATTTAAGGCACATTATACCTTTCCATACAATGTTATGATGATGTTTATGGACATGGACAAATCGATAGGCGGAAGTTTTGAAGAAGGCTTGCACTTATTAAAAGAAGTTAGTGAGCGTGAAGCTAAATTTGGAAATGACACACTCTTAAGAAAATGA
- a CDS encoding glycosyltransferase family 2 protein: MSLIKPLPTLALVLPCFNEEDVLGITIPHLSALLNSYIENKLISADSFALFVDDGSRDRTWNILLTNQSPHVKSIKLSHNVGHQYALMAGLTYVTNKVDCCVSLDADLQDDSSVIEQMIQDYRQGSQIVYGVRGSRNSDKQMKSGTAHLFYRLMKQMGVDLIYDHADFRLLSNKVLVELQHYKEVNLFLRGLFPMMGFQSSIVYYARKERVAGKTKYPFKKMLHLAVDGITSFSNLPLKMITYIGFTVFVASFLISLWVLFQRFYGITVPGWASITLPMYFLGGIQLLALGVIGEYLGKIYMETKARPRYHIEEEA, translated from the coding sequence ATGAGTTTAATAAAACCATTACCTACACTTGCGCTCGTTTTACCCTGTTTTAACGAAGAGGATGTGTTGGGTATCACTATTCCACACTTATCAGCATTGTTGAATTCTTACATTGAGAACAAACTGATTTCGGCGGATAGTTTTGCTTTATTTGTTGATGATGGGAGTAGAGACCGTACCTGGAACATATTACTGACCAATCAATCGCCCCATGTAAAATCCATTAAGCTGAGTCATAATGTAGGTCACCAATACGCACTAATGGCGGGATTAACCTATGTTACCAATAAAGTTGATTGTTGTGTTTCGTTGGATGCTGATCTACAGGATGACAGCTCTGTTATCGAACAAATGATACAGGATTATCGTCAGGGCTCGCAAATTGTGTATGGTGTACGAGGGAGTCGGAACTCGGATAAACAAATGAAGAGTGGTACAGCTCATTTATTTTATCGATTAATGAAACAGATGGGCGTTGATTTAATTTATGACCATGCCGACTTTAGGTTATTGTCAAATAAGGTTTTGGTCGAACTGCAGCACTATAAAGAAGTAAATCTCTTCCTTAGGGGATTGTTCCCAATGATGGGCTTTCAATCGAGTATTGTTTATTATGCAAGAAAAGAACGAGTTGCAGGGAAAACAAAATACCCATTTAAAAAAATGCTTCATTTGGCTGTAGATGGGATTACCTCATTTTCTAACCTTCCGTTAAAAATGATCACTTATATTGGGTTCACCGTGTTTGTTGCTTCCTTTTTGATCAGTTTATGGGTGCTTTTCCAACGTTTCTATGGTATAACCGTTCCAGGTTGGGCATCTATCACATTACCAATGTATTTTTTAGGTGGAATTCAATTGCTTGCTTTAGGCGTTATTGGTGAGTATTTAGGTAAGATTTACATGGAAACCAAAGCCCGTCCGAGATACCACATTGAAGAGGAGGCTTAA
- a CDS encoding glycosyltransferase family 39 protein gives MDQPISNRTYNLLFTLSLIVYFTGLCFPLLEPDANEYACIAMRMYQQHDFVDIISRSVFTFKEYDYLDKPHLLFWLSGLSFKLFGLHDWVYRLPSLLFTILATYSTYSLGKLLYNKEIGKIAALIFITSQSIIIANHDVRTDSLLTSFLILGIWQLTRFLQTDKLAAIIIGSAAIALAVATKGMIAVIVAGSALVCYVIYQREWRTFLNCKWLIGLLSFFVALSPFLYCYYLQFDLHPEKLVNGKYNQSGIKFLLWTQSAERFAGNRDFVSSPEFSFFYHTLLWAILPWSFLVYTALVGRIKAFWDARFRKTGTLEFLTLGGILIVFHLMSASQFKLPHYLNVLFPLFAILCASYLYNLVKNNNHRLLNILEKLQLFTIGVLLIFAYVLNFWFFPIQSIWLKLTSFVLLTFLFYLIIRSSPSGVLYRIIVPSAFAILSVNLLLNTNFYPQLMHYQAGSEMALIAKKNAIPVEKTFIYKKLLFSFDFYSGKTIPALNSVQIITKSKTGERFYLFLRAKDFTDLPSGLTITRRLETPHFHVSQLKYEFLNPATRSQAIEAYYLLQFN, from the coding sequence ATGGATCAGCCTATAAGTAATCGGACTTATAATCTATTGTTTACTTTATCTTTAATCGTTTATTTCACCGGACTTTGCTTTCCACTGCTAGAGCCTGATGCAAATGAATATGCATGTATCGCAATGCGCATGTATCAGCAGCATGATTTTGTTGATATCATTAGTCGTTCGGTTTTCACTTTTAAAGAATATGATTACTTAGACAAGCCTCATTTATTATTCTGGCTTTCCGGACTCTCGTTTAAGTTATTCGGTTTACACGATTGGGTCTATCGTTTACCTTCTCTCCTATTTACGATTTTAGCAACCTACTCAACCTACAGCTTAGGCAAACTATTATACAACAAAGAAATTGGCAAGATTGCAGCATTAATCTTCATTACCTCCCAATCTATTATAATAGCCAATCATGATGTAAGAACCGATTCATTATTAACGAGCTTTCTTATTTTAGGCATATGGCAATTAACCAGATTCCTTCAAACCGATAAATTAGCTGCAATCATAATAGGTAGCGCAGCAATTGCATTGGCAGTGGCAACAAAAGGCATGATTGCAGTTATTGTAGCTGGTAGTGCCTTGGTTTGTTATGTAATTTATCAGCGTGAATGGCGAACCTTTTTAAATTGTAAATGGCTGATAGGACTGTTATCCTTCTTCGTTGCACTTTCGCCATTCCTATATTGTTACTACTTACAGTTTGACCTGCACCCTGAGAAACTGGTAAACGGAAAATACAATCAATCTGGAATTAAATTTCTGTTATGGACGCAGAGTGCCGAGCGTTTTGCAGGTAACCGAGACTTTGTTTCGAGTCCTGAGTTTTCTTTCTTCTATCATACATTATTGTGGGCCATATTACCTTGGAGTTTTCTCGTTTACACTGCTTTAGTTGGTCGGATAAAAGCTTTTTGGGATGCTCGCTTCAGAAAAACAGGCACTCTGGAATTTCTAACATTAGGTGGAATTCTAATCGTCTTTCACCTGATGTCGGCCTCACAGTTCAAACTCCCGCATTATTTAAATGTACTATTTCCACTGTTTGCTATTTTATGTGCTTCTTACTTATATAACCTGGTAAAGAACAATAACCATAGGCTGCTGAACATTTTAGAAAAACTACAATTATTTACCATCGGAGTTCTCCTCATTTTCGCTTACGTGTTAAACTTCTGGTTTTTCCCTATACAATCAATCTGGCTAAAATTGACCAGTTTTGTTTTGCTTACTTTTTTATTCTATTTAATTATCAGGAGTTCTCCAAGTGGTGTTTTATACCGGATTATTGTCCCTTCAGCATTTGCGATTTTAAGTGTCAATCTGCTTCTTAATACGAACTTCTACCCTCAGCTAATGCATTATCAAGCCGGTAGTGAAATGGCACTTATAGCGAAAAAAAATGCTATCCCAGTTGAAAAAACATTTATCTATAAAAAACTCCTTTTTTCTTTTGATTTCTACTCCGGTAAAACAATTCCAGCATTAAATTCAGTGCAGATAATAACTAAATCAAAAACAGGAGAACGATTTTATCTTTTCCTAAGGGCAAAGGATTTCACGGACTTACCATCGGGTTTAACAATAACTCGTAGATTAGAAACTCCACACTTCCATGTTTCACAGTTAAAATATGAGTTTTTAAATCCTGCTACTCGTTCACAAGCTATTGAAGCCTATTATTTACTCCAGTTTAATTAA
- the rsgA gene encoding ribosome small subunit-dependent GTPase A, protein MTGKVIKSTGSWYSVLGNDGQAYECRIKGKFRIKGIKSTNPIAVGDIVDFELEPGEPTAVIIHLHDRENYIIRKSVNLSRQTQIIAANMDQAILVVTLAAPRTSLGFIDRFLVTAEAYHIPSILVFNKYDLYDDPEKYLLNEVKAIYENIGYPCYEISALNGYHIDQVNELLKDKTTLFSGHSGVGKSSLINAICPEKQLRTAAISEAHQKGMHTTTFAEMFALPNGGFVIDTPGIRELGVVEIEPEELSGYFPEMRQFSEECKFNNCTHIHEPGCAVLKAVDEDLIAPSRYDSYVSIFHNFDSRA, encoded by the coding sequence ATGACAGGAAAAGTAATTAAATCAACCGGTAGCTGGTATAGCGTTTTAGGAAATGACGGACAAGCCTATGAATGTCGTATAAAAGGCAAATTCCGAATTAAAGGGATTAAAAGTACAAACCCTATTGCTGTTGGTGATATTGTTGATTTTGAGCTTGAACCGGGAGAACCCACCGCAGTAATCATTCATTTGCACGACCGCGAAAACTATATTATCCGTAAATCAGTAAACCTGTCGCGTCAAACGCAGATTATTGCGGCCAACATGGATCAGGCTATTTTAGTTGTTACTTTGGCAGCCCCGCGCACCTCTTTAGGTTTTATCGACCGTTTTCTGGTAACTGCAGAAGCTTATCATATACCCAGCATCTTGGTTTTTAACAAATATGACCTATATGACGATCCTGAAAAATATTTACTTAATGAGGTAAAAGCTATTTATGAAAACATCGGGTATCCATGTTATGAGATCTCGGCCTTAAATGGCTATCATATTGACCAGGTCAATGAATTGCTAAAAGATAAAACCACCCTATTCTCAGGACACTCTGGTGTTGGAAAATCTTCACTGATCAATGCAATTTGCCCAGAAAAACAACTTCGAACAGCAGCCATTTCCGAAGCTCATCAAAAAGGAATGCATACTACTACATTTGCTGAGATGTTTGCATTACCCAACGGAGGGTTTGTAATTGATACTCCCGGTATTCGTGAATTAGGAGTGGTAGAAATTGAACCGGAAGAACTTTCGGGCTATTTTCCGGAAATGCGCCAATTCAGTGAGGAGTGTAAGTTTAATAACTGTACTCATATTCATGAACCAGGCTGTGCCGTTTTAAAAGCTGTTGATGAAGACCTGATTGCCCCTTCCCGATATGATAGTTATGTAAGTATCTTTCACAATTTTGATTCAAGAGCCTAA
- a CDS encoding RBBP9/YdeN family alpha/beta hydrolase — protein MGKVEFNSAVVIIPGLGNSGEQHWQTRWEKKYGFNRIEQVNWDEPDKQSWVNALEKQLSNIVDKPIILVAHSLACITTALWASEFSKKIKAALLVAPADTEANAIPKEITDFAPIPLNKLPFKSIVVASTNDQYISLERANFLAESWGSEFINIGATGHINSDSNLGDWELGLELLKELDRY, from the coding sequence ATGGGAAAAGTAGAATTTAATTCAGCAGTAGTAATAATTCCGGGATTAGGTAACTCAGGCGAGCAACATTGGCAAACCCGGTGGGAAAAGAAATATGGTTTCAACCGAATTGAACAGGTGAATTGGGACGAGCCCGATAAACAATCATGGGTAAATGCTCTTGAAAAACAATTATCGAATATAGTTGATAAACCAATTATATTGGTAGCACACAGCCTCGCATGCATTACAACGGCTTTATGGGCATCTGAATTTTCTAAAAAGATAAAGGCTGCCTTATTAGTTGCGCCTGCAGATACAGAAGCGAATGCTATTCCTAAGGAAATTACCGACTTCGCTCCTATTCCATTAAATAAACTGCCTTTTAAATCCATTGTAGTTGCAAGTACCAACGATCAATACATTTCGTTAGAAAGAGCCAATTTTTTAGCTGAATCATGGGGAAGCGAATTCATTAATATTGGTGCGACAGGCCATATCAACTCGGATTCTAACCTAGGAGATTGGGAGCTAGGCTTGGAACTGTTAAAAGAATTGGACCGATACTAA